From Gordonia crocea, the proteins below share one genomic window:
- a CDS encoding helix-turn-helix domain-containing protein, whose amino-acid sequence MTSANRDRLRELLDAVLDEGNHSLTQMADDAYASPFHFSRQLAAGAGEAPVAMRRRVMLERAAWQLRQGSTVTDAAWAAGYSSVEGFSRAFARAFGHPPSTPSASHWLPAPNGIHFHPPMSLWVRAEESAMNPLTEQLIGHDLDETRELLDLAKQVHDEQYRRTILADHTVAEWEGPEGSLCEVLTRLVFAKEVWLAAIEGTDFPAPAPDDPASLIERHDAVAPRWLAVVRDIDSRGAWEDRIVDALCEPPESFVVGGIVAHILTFAAARRHLARHLLAVAGVTPGDGDPITWARRVRGEET is encoded by the coding sequence ATGACCTCCGCGAACCGCGACCGGCTGCGCGAACTCCTCGACGCCGTCCTCGACGAGGGGAACCACTCCCTGACGCAGATGGCCGACGACGCCTACGCCTCGCCGTTCCACTTCTCCCGACAACTGGCCGCGGGTGCGGGGGAGGCCCCGGTGGCGATGCGGCGCCGCGTCATGCTCGAACGCGCCGCCTGGCAGCTGCGCCAAGGCAGCACGGTGACCGATGCCGCCTGGGCGGCGGGCTACTCCTCGGTGGAGGGATTCTCCCGCGCATTCGCCCGCGCCTTCGGGCATCCGCCGAGCACGCCGTCGGCGTCGCACTGGCTCCCCGCGCCCAACGGGATCCACTTCCACCCACCCATGTCGCTGTGGGTCCGAGCCGAGGAATCCGCCATGAACCCGTTGACCGAACAGCTCATCGGCCACGACCTCGACGAGACGCGCGAGCTGCTCGACCTGGCCAAGCAGGTCCACGACGAGCAGTACCGGCGCACCATCCTGGCTGACCACACCGTGGCGGAATGGGAGGGGCCGGAGGGATCGCTGTGCGAGGTCCTGACCCGGCTCGTTTTCGCCAAGGAGGTCTGGTTGGCCGCGATCGAGGGAACCGACTTCCCGGCGCCGGCCCCCGACGACCCGGCCTCTTTGATCGAACGGCACGACGCGGTGGCGCCGCGCTGGCTGGCCGTCGTGCGCGACATCGACAGCCGTGGGGCGTGGGAGGACCGCATCGTCGACGCCTTGTGCGAGCCGCCGGAGAGCTTCGTGGTCGGCGGCATCGTCGCGCACATCCTGACCTTTGCCGCCGCCCGCCGCCACCTCGCCCGACACCTGCTCGCCGTCGCCGGCGTGACCCCCGGCGACGGCGATCCGATCACCTGGGCCCGCCGCGTGCGGGGAGAGGAAACCTGA
- a CDS encoding IS481 family transposase, translated as MTHANAPLTPEGRRRLASLVVDQGWSLRRAAERFQCSPATAKRWADRYRAGQVLTDRSSRPARSPARLPRRTERRIICLRYTRRWGPHRIAYHLGIPRSTVGRVLDRYQMPLLANIDQATGLPVRRPKPKRYEVGRPGQLVHVDIKKQGRIPDGGGWRVHGRGSAADRTAGVARDRAARSGAPGSRGYRYLHHAVDDHSRVAYSEILDDERKETAAGFWRRANAFFAEHGVRVTAVMTDNGSCYRSTMFAEALADAGIKHKKTKPYRPQTNGKVERFNRTLAAEWAYAKPYASEAEREAAYTAWLHHYNHHRPHTGIGGQVPSDRVHNLTGKYS; from the coding sequence GTGACTCACGCTAACGCACCTTTGACGCCGGAGGGGCGTCGACGTCTTGCTTCACTCGTGGTGGACCAGGGCTGGTCACTGCGGCGCGCTGCCGAACGGTTCCAGTGTTCACCGGCCACAGCCAAGCGGTGGGCCGACCGCTACCGCGCCGGCCAGGTGCTGACCGACCGCAGTTCCCGACCCGCCCGTTCACCGGCCCGGCTGCCCCGCCGCACCGAACGGCGGATCATCTGCCTGCGGTACACGCGCCGGTGGGGCCCGCATCGGATCGCCTATCACCTGGGTATCCCGCGTTCGACGGTCGGCCGGGTCCTCGACCGCTATCAGATGCCGCTGCTGGCCAATATCGACCAGGCCACCGGACTGCCGGTACGCAGACCGAAACCGAAACGGTACGAGGTCGGCCGGCCCGGCCAGCTCGTGCACGTCGACATCAAGAAACAAGGCCGAATCCCCGACGGCGGCGGCTGGCGTGTGCATGGTCGCGGATCGGCCGCCGACCGTACCGCCGGTGTGGCCCGCGACCGGGCAGCACGCTCGGGAGCACCGGGCTCGCGTGGCTACCGCTACCTACACCACGCCGTCGATGACCACTCCCGGGTGGCGTACTCGGAGATCCTTGATGACGAACGCAAGGAGACCGCGGCCGGCTTCTGGCGGCGGGCGAACGCGTTCTTCGCCGAGCACGGCGTGAGGGTGACCGCAGTGATGACCGACAACGGCTCCTGCTACCGCTCAACGATGTTCGCCGAAGCACTGGCCGACGCCGGGATCAAACACAAGAAGACCAAGCCCTACCGGCCACAGACGAACGGGAAGGTCGAACGCTTCAACCGGACCCTGGCCGCCGAATGGGCCTACGCGAAACCCTATGCCAGCGAAGCCGAACGAGAAGCCGCCTACACCGCATGGCTCCACCACTACAATCACCACCGACCCCACACCGGGATCGGCGGCCAAGTCCCCTCAGACCGCGTACACAACCTCACGGGGAAGTACAGCTAG
- a CDS encoding dienelactone hydrolase family protein produces the protein MTDTTDDLRGRAIDSDDSEHNVTFDSGGRTVHGFLKLPPSGSGPGIIVIQEWWGLTTHIADLTRRFAAEGFVALAPDLFGGRTTHDSAEAAGLLEALPVEQAAADLSGAVDYLLERSEVVGDAVSAVGFCMGGGFVLALAAQQGDRIAKAVPFYGLPRVPQDYSKLSAQVLGHYAETDEWLDRADIDAVAAAIEEQTGQRVDFRFYPAGHAFLNDENLLGTYDAEQADLAWRRTVEFLHDGSTPD, from the coding sequence ATGACCGACACCACCGATGATTTGCGCGGCCGCGCGATCGACTCCGACGACAGCGAGCACAACGTCACCTTCGACAGCGGCGGGCGGACGGTGCACGGCTTCCTCAAGCTGCCGCCCTCGGGCAGCGGCCCGGGGATCATCGTCATCCAGGAATGGTGGGGCCTGACCACCCACATCGCCGACCTCACCCGGCGGTTCGCCGCCGAGGGCTTCGTCGCACTGGCACCCGACCTGTTCGGCGGGCGCACCACCCACGATTCGGCCGAGGCGGCCGGACTCCTCGAGGCGCTGCCGGTCGAGCAGGCGGCGGCGGACCTGTCCGGTGCCGTCGACTATCTGCTCGAGCGGTCCGAGGTCGTCGGTGACGCCGTCTCGGCGGTCGGCTTCTGCATGGGCGGCGGCTTCGTCCTGGCGCTCGCCGCGCAACAGGGCGACCGCATCGCCAAGGCGGTGCCGTTCTACGGCCTGCCGCGGGTGCCGCAGGACTATTCGAAGCTGAGCGCGCAAGTCCTGGGCCACTATGCGGAAACCGACGAGTGGCTCGACCGCGCCGACATCGACGCGGTGGCCGCGGCGATCGAGGAGCAGACCGGGCAGCGGGTCGACTTCCGCTTCTACCCGGCCGGGCACGCCTTCCTCAACGACGAGAACCTGCTGGGCACCTACGACGCCGAGCAGGCCGACCTCGCGTGGCGCCGCACCGTCGAGTTCCTCCATGACGGGAGCACGCCGGACTAG
- a CDS encoding MarR family winged helix-turn-helix transcriptional regulator codes for MGTDPRWAAWQPFIETSAQIQTRLDEDLRRRHGLTLADYQVLLLLSHAPHHRLRMSEIADAMVFSSSRLSYQIDKLARADLVRRQRDDSDRRGNFACLTETGMTTLRTAADDHLALVKQIFIDKLTPDDGRALAAILARLGDTRRPTTEERP; via the coding sequence ATGGGCACCGACCCCCGGTGGGCCGCCTGGCAGCCGTTCATCGAGACGTCGGCGCAGATCCAGACTCGACTCGACGAGGATCTGCGCCGGCGCCACGGTTTGACCCTGGCCGATTACCAGGTGCTCCTGCTGCTGTCGCACGCACCGCACCACCGGTTGCGGATGAGCGAGATCGCCGACGCGATGGTCTTCTCGTCGTCGCGCCTGTCGTATCAGATCGACAAGCTCGCCCGGGCCGACCTGGTGCGCCGCCAGCGCGACGACAGCGACCGCCGTGGCAACTTCGCCTGCCTGACCGAGACCGGGATGACGACGTTGCGCACCGCCGCCGACGACCACCTCGCTCTCGTCAAGCAGATCTTCATCGACAAACTGACCCCCGACGACGGGCGAGCGCTCGCCGCGATTCTCGCGCGGCTGGGCGACACCCGCCGACCGACCACCGAGGAACGACCATGA
- a CDS encoding pirin family protein: MITVHPGAQRHHWNNEWLDSWQSFPATGNYDLVGNAHGVLIAHNDDTIDPGEGFDRHQHSEAEILSWVLQGAVEHRDSQGNSGILRPGHIQRMTTGTGISHSEQNAMPRSSRTPTRVVQMWLLPDTPGLPPSYSEADLAARLADGELVLAASGRPGTDPAVTINNRYASLYIARLKSGQRVTLPGAPFGHLYVPDGRLSVAGVDAELTGGDAVRFTDAPATEVTAVEPTELLYWEMHASPVSS, from the coding sequence ATGATCACCGTGCATCCCGGCGCGCAGCGCCACCATTGGAACAACGAGTGGCTCGACTCCTGGCAGTCCTTCCCCGCCACCGGCAACTACGACCTGGTGGGCAACGCCCACGGCGTGCTGATCGCCCACAACGACGACACGATCGATCCGGGCGAGGGGTTCGACCGCCACCAACACTCCGAGGCCGAGATCCTCTCGTGGGTCTTGCAGGGCGCGGTCGAGCACCGCGACTCGCAGGGCAACAGCGGGATCCTGCGCCCCGGCCACATCCAGCGGATGACCACCGGCACCGGGATCTCGCACAGCGAGCAGAACGCCATGCCCCGCTCGTCGCGGACCCCGACGCGGGTCGTCCAGATGTGGCTGCTGCCCGACACCCCCGGACTGCCGCCGAGCTACTCCGAGGCCGATCTGGCCGCGCGCCTCGCCGACGGCGAGTTGGTGCTGGCTGCCTCCGGCCGACCCGGTACCGACCCCGCGGTGACCATCAACAATCGCTACGCCTCGCTCTACATCGCCCGACTGAAGTCGGGCCAGCGCGTGACGCTGCCGGGCGCCCCCTTCGGACACCTCTACGTGCCCGACGGACGGCTGAGTGTCGCCGGCGTCGACGCCGAGCTCACCGGCGGCGATGCGGTGCGCTTCACCGACGCCCCGGCGACGGAGGTCACCGCCGTCGAACCCACCGAACTGCTCTACTGGGAGATGCACGCCAGCCCGGTATCGTCGTAA
- a CDS encoding acyl-CoA dehydrogenase family protein, translating to MTITAPPRAGFTLDEGLLARIEERAEAADRAGAFFTEDFEELRDAGYYRAPVPVELGGPGLSLAELARWHRRIAYRSTATALASGMHLFWVGAAADRYRAGDESVAWILEAVRDGAIIAAGHSESGNDLGLGGSTTDAEPDGAGGYRFTGHKHFTSLSPVWTLLGVHGRDTSDPEAIVHGFIRRDDPGVVVKDNWDTFALRATRSDDTVLDGAHSPAEKILAVVGPGRPGSDYLGSVGAWALVLTSNVYLALGQRALDIAVASAAGRASAKLGGEPRLADPFIQAVLADAVIELDGIEAHVDAAAARWTDNPVGDAAWGRRLQSAKFHATTGAKRVVDLSLQVVGGRALHHGSVIERLYRDVAAGQFHNPTPDTVRRTLGSPEALDRANFDR from the coding sequence ATGACCATCACCGCACCGCCGCGGGCCGGATTCACCCTCGACGAGGGTCTCCTCGCCCGCATCGAGGAACGGGCCGAGGCCGCCGACCGGGCCGGCGCCTTCTTCACCGAGGACTTCGAGGAGCTGCGCGACGCCGGCTACTACCGGGCCCCGGTGCCGGTCGAACTCGGCGGCCCCGGCCTCTCGTTGGCCGAGCTCGCCCGGTGGCACCGCCGCATCGCCTACCGGTCCACCGCGACCGCCCTGGCGTCGGGCATGCACCTGTTCTGGGTGGGTGCCGCGGCCGACCGATACCGGGCCGGCGACGAGTCGGTGGCCTGGATCCTCGAAGCGGTCCGCGACGGTGCGATCATCGCCGCCGGGCACTCCGAGAGCGGTAACGACCTCGGGTTGGGCGGGTCGACGACCGACGCGGAGCCCGACGGTGCCGGTGGTTACCGGTTCACCGGGCACAAGCACTTCACGTCGCTGTCGCCGGTGTGGACCCTGCTCGGCGTGCACGGCCGCGACACCTCCGATCCCGAGGCGATCGTGCACGGGTTCATCCGCCGCGACGACCCCGGGGTGGTGGTGAAGGACAACTGGGACACCTTCGCGTTGCGCGCCACCCGCAGCGACGACACGGTCCTCGACGGCGCGCACTCGCCGGCGGAGAAGATCCTCGCCGTCGTCGGTCCGGGCCGTCCGGGTAGCGACTACCTCGGGTCGGTGGGGGCGTGGGCGCTGGTGCTGACGTCGAACGTGTACCTCGCCCTCGGCCAGCGCGCGCTCGACATCGCGGTCGCCTCGGCCGCCGGTCGGGCGTCGGCGAAACTGGGTGGCGAGCCGCGCCTGGCCGACCCGTTCATCCAAGCGGTGCTCGCCGACGCGGTCATCGAGCTCGACGGGATCGAGGCGCACGTCGACGCCGCGGCGGCGCGCTGGACCGACAACCCGGTGGGCGACGCGGCCTGGGGCCGGCGCCTGCAATCGGCCAAATTCCACGCGACCACCGGGGCGAAACGGGTCGTCGACCTGAGCCTGCAGGTCGTCGGCGGCCGGGCGCTGCACCACGGCTCGGTCATCGAGCGGCTCTACCGGGACGTCGCCGCCGGGCAGTTCCACAACCCCACCCCCGACACGGTTCGGCGCACACTGGGGTCACCCGAGGCGCTCGACCGTGCCAACTTCGACCGCTGA
- a CDS encoding LysR family transcriptional regulator: MAELLNLAHLATLAAVVDHGGFTRAARALRLSQSTVSQHINLLEQRLGTELVVRDARGVALTEDGQQLLDDGRALLAGHDALVRRFDARRNPQIAIGATEHAADSLLPRIISTVRDAYPDRRVTFTLDRSPQLVEAVGAGRLDLALTLALAGDAPGERVGSLALRWLAAPGLGPAAPGDPVNLVAFDGSCGIRELAVARLRRSGHNADIAVQAATLDGVVTAARAGLGVALLPVSLAVPEGLSELADLPDAGRVGVNLVARRGIDARLAATAGAAVASLLD; the protein is encoded by the coding sequence ATGGCCGAATTGTTGAATCTGGCGCATCTCGCCACGCTCGCGGCCGTCGTCGACCACGGCGGCTTCACCCGCGCGGCGCGGGCATTGCGGCTGAGTCAGTCGACGGTGAGCCAGCACATCAATCTGCTCGAGCAGCGGCTCGGAACCGAACTGGTGGTGCGCGACGCACGCGGAGTCGCGCTGACCGAGGACGGGCAACAACTGCTCGACGACGGGCGGGCGCTGCTGGCCGGCCACGACGCCCTCGTGCGCCGGTTCGACGCGCGGCGCAACCCGCAGATCGCCATCGGCGCCACCGAGCACGCTGCCGACAGCCTGCTGCCGCGGATCATCTCCACGGTCCGCGACGCCTACCCGGATCGTCGGGTGACGTTCACCCTGGACCGGTCGCCGCAACTGGTCGAGGCCGTCGGCGCCGGCCGGCTCGACCTCGCGCTCACCCTCGCGTTGGCCGGCGACGCCCCCGGCGAACGCGTCGGCTCCCTCGCCCTGCGCTGGTTGGCGGCACCGGGTCTCGGCCCGGCCGCCCCCGGTGACCCGGTCAACCTGGTCGCCTTCGACGGGTCGTGCGGCATCCGCGAACTCGCCGTCGCCCGGCTGCGGCGCAGCGGCCACAACGCCGACATCGCGGTGCAGGCGGCCACCCTCGACGGTGTCGTCACCGCGGCCCGGGCCGGGCTCGGCGTCGCCCTGCTGCCGGTGTCGCTGGCGGTACCCGAGGGGCTGTCCGAGCTGGCCGACCTGCCCGACGCCGGCCGCGTCGGGGTCAACCTGGTCGCCCGCCGCGGGATCGACGCCCGCCTCGCGGCCACCGCCGGTGCCGCGGTCGCCTCCCTGCTGGATTAG
- a CDS encoding LLM class flavin-dependent oxidoreductase, whose amino-acid sequence MSARRQMALNAFIFPPGHHEAAWRYDKSQPERIYDADYYQQIALAAEAAKFDAVFFADSPSLNGAVEFNAAGRLDPLLTLMAIASVTERIGLIATASTTYSQPYNLARAFASLDHLSHGRAGWNIVTTDSAAAGPNFGVDHPDPTDRYERAREFVDIVTALWDSWEEEAVLLDKAAGRYADPDKIHRVDIRGRLLASSGPLNVPRTPQGQPVLVQAGASNEGRDFAAAHAEVIFTAQRTLADARRFYSAVKAQAAQRDRDPDQVLILPGISPFIGSTQREADELEQRFNELTVPAYGIRQIASITGEDVSGLDLDAPVPASLFADAGDVTDNRRSRRQVVAGIVERDKPTLRTLLHRLAGARGHRVIAGTPERVADELAEWFLRGGADGFNVMPPYFPGGLTDFTEQVVPILVDRGLFRRDYTGTTLREHLGLRVPENRFTRARSNPPRSDLPRADRRIGTGHR is encoded by the coding sequence ATGAGTGCCCGCCGCCAGATGGCGTTGAACGCGTTCATCTTTCCGCCCGGCCACCACGAGGCGGCCTGGCGCTACGACAAGTCGCAGCCGGAGCGGATCTACGACGCCGACTACTACCAGCAGATCGCGCTGGCCGCCGAGGCCGCCAAGTTCGACGCGGTCTTCTTCGCCGACAGCCCGAGCCTCAACGGCGCCGTCGAGTTCAACGCCGCCGGGCGGCTCGACCCGCTCCTCACCCTGATGGCGATCGCCTCGGTCACCGAACGGATCGGCCTGATCGCCACCGCCTCGACGACCTATTCGCAGCCGTACAACCTCGCGCGCGCCTTCGCCTCCCTCGACCACCTGTCGCACGGGCGCGCGGGCTGGAACATCGTCACCACCGATTCCGCGGCGGCCGGCCCGAACTTCGGCGTCGACCACCCCGATCCGACGGATCGCTACGAGCGGGCCCGCGAGTTCGTCGACATCGTGACGGCCCTCTGGGACAGCTGGGAGGAGGAGGCGGTCCTGCTCGACAAGGCGGCCGGCCGCTACGCCGACCCGGACAAGATCCACCGCGTCGACATCCGGGGCCGGCTCCTCGCCTCATCCGGCCCGCTCAACGTGCCGCGCACCCCGCAGGGCCAGCCGGTCCTCGTCCAGGCCGGCGCCTCCAACGAGGGCCGTGATTTCGCCGCCGCGCACGCCGAGGTGATCTTCACCGCGCAGCGCACCCTGGCCGACGCGCGGCGGTTCTATTCGGCGGTCAAAGCCCAAGCCGCACAGCGTGATCGCGATCCCGATCAGGTGCTGATCCTCCCCGGGATCAGCCCGTTCATCGGTTCCACCCAGCGCGAGGCCGACGAGTTGGAACAGCGGTTCAACGAGTTGACCGTGCCCGCCTACGGCATCCGCCAGATCGCGTCGATCACCGGTGAGGACGTGAGCGGCCTGGACCTCGACGCCCCGGTGCCGGCGTCGTTGTTCGCCGACGCCGGCGACGTGACCGACAACCGCCGCTCCCGCCGTCAGGTGGTGGCCGGCATCGTCGAACGGGACAAGCCGACGCTGCGCACCCTGCTGCACCGGTTGGCCGGGGCCCGCGGTCACCGGGTCATCGCGGGTACCCCCGAACGCGTCGCCGACGAACTGGCCGAATGGTTCCTGCGCGGCGGTGCCGACGGGTTCAACGTGATGCCGCCGTACTTCCCGGGCGGTCTCACCGACTTCACCGAGCAGGTGGTGCCGATCCTCGTCGACCGGGGCCTGTTCCGACGCGACTACACCGGCACGACCCTGCGCGAGCACCTCGGTCTGCGCGTGCCGGAGAACCGGTTCACCCGGGCCCGCTCCAATCCCCCGCGCTCCGATCTTCCGCGAGCGGACCGACGAATCGGTACCGGGCACCGATGA
- a CDS encoding pirin family protein encodes MPAITADTLTLPRLREPGLETVSRTVKTITTGPRGYEGEGFPVVRAFAGVSSADLDPFIHMDQMGEVDYEPGEPKGTSWHPHRGFETVTYMIDGRFQHQDSTGGGGLIENGATQWMTAGSGILHIETPPAELVESGGLFHGIQLWVNLPAADKFLTPKYQNLEGEGLALVTSPDGGALIRVIAGEIDGHHGPGATHTPITLAHATVEPGASVTVPWRSDFNGLVYVLSGRGTVGAEGRPIRQGQLAVLGSGDAITVAAEATQDSNRPALEVLFLGGRPIREPVVAYGPFVMNTRQQLVEAIEDYQAGRLGQIPPDAIMPHTVR; translated from the coding sequence ATGCCAGCCATCACCGCCGACACCCTGACCCTGCCCCGGCTGCGTGAACCGGGCCTGGAAACGGTGTCGCGAACCGTCAAGACCATCACCACCGGCCCGCGCGGCTACGAGGGCGAGGGATTCCCCGTCGTGCGCGCCTTCGCCGGGGTGAGCAGCGCCGACCTCGACCCCTTCATCCACATGGACCAGATGGGCGAGGTCGACTACGAGCCCGGCGAACCCAAGGGCACGTCCTGGCACCCGCACCGCGGGTTCGAAACCGTGACGTACATGATCGACGGCCGGTTCCAGCACCAGGACTCCACCGGCGGCGGCGGGCTCATCGAGAACGGCGCCACCCAGTGGATGACCGCCGGGTCGGGCATTCTGCACATCGAGACCCCACCGGCCGAGCTCGTCGAATCGGGTGGGCTGTTCCACGGCATCCAGTTGTGGGTCAACCTGCCGGCGGCCGACAAGTTCCTGACGCCGAAGTACCAGAACCTCGAGGGCGAGGGGTTGGCCCTGGTGACCTCCCCCGACGGCGGCGCGCTCATCCGCGTGATCGCGGGCGAGATCGACGGCCACCACGGACCCGGAGCCACCCACACTCCGATCACCTTGGCGCACGCGACCGTTGAACCGGGCGCGAGCGTGACGGTGCCGTGGCGGTCCGACTTCAACGGACTGGTCTACGTCCTGTCCGGGCGCGGCACGGTCGGGGCCGAGGGCCGACCCATCCGCCAGGGACAGCTCGCGGTGCTGGGTTCCGGGGACGCGATCACCGTCGCCGCCGAGGCCACCCAGGACTCGAACCGGCCCGCGTTGGAGGTCCTGTTCCTGGGTGGGCGCCCCATCCGCGAACCGGTCGTCGCGTACGGGCCGTTCGTGATGAACACCCGCCAGCAGTTGGTCGAGGCCATCGAGGACTACCAGGCCGGGCGCCTGGGCCAGATCCCGCCGGACGCGATCATGCCGCACACGGTCCGCTGA
- a CDS encoding acyl-CoA dehydrogenase family protein, which yields MTVSTPTPDLASAPGPFESEPDWSAEGVPSDRAGWVARAKAVAALVATTSLARDTAAADPVEEIALVKRAGLLGLQGPVAHGGGDADWATVLDVVAEFAKVEGSLANILGWHYAYFWLFRSFGTPAQRERWEREVTEQRLLLAGIANFRDDPIGARDEGDHLVLHGGKQFNTGLPVSDRVVIGVAIEGTSDVFFVLADSHDPGVIYGNDWDTLGQRSTGSGSARVEGVVVPWTDAIGFDDKQFVPQNANLSPGLTSQTLMPTFYLSLARGALDRAVDYVQKHSRSWLHSEYERAVDEPHVVDGFGGLQAHLLAAEALLRDASAQVSAALDDPNSLTPESRAELAALLSAVKTVAVEVGIEVTTTVFELVGARATARRYELDRFWRDLRTQSLHDPVAYKRRQVGAYLLRGEHPLAVDWYS from the coding sequence ATGACCGTTTCGACCCCCACCCCCGACCTGGCTTCCGCCCCAGGTCCGTTCGAGTCCGAGCCCGACTGGAGTGCCGAAGGGGTGCCGTCCGACCGCGCCGGTTGGGTCGCCCGGGCCAAGGCGGTCGCGGCCCTCGTCGCGACCACCAGCCTCGCCCGCGACACCGCCGCGGCCGACCCGGTCGAGGAGATCGCGCTCGTCAAGCGCGCTGGGCTCCTCGGGCTGCAGGGCCCGGTGGCGCACGGCGGCGGCGACGCCGACTGGGCCACCGTCCTCGACGTCGTCGCCGAGTTCGCCAAGGTGGAGGGTTCGCTGGCGAACATCCTCGGCTGGCACTACGCGTACTTCTGGCTGTTCCGCTCCTTCGGCACGCCGGCGCAGCGCGAGCGCTGGGAGCGCGAGGTGACCGAGCAGCGGCTGCTGCTGGCCGGCATCGCCAACTTCCGCGACGACCCGATCGGCGCCCGCGACGAGGGCGACCACCTCGTCCTGCACGGCGGCAAGCAGTTCAACACCGGGCTCCCGGTCTCCGACCGCGTCGTCATCGGCGTGGCGATCGAGGGCACCTCCGACGTGTTCTTCGTCCTCGCCGACAGCCACGACCCCGGCGTGATCTACGGCAATGACTGGGACACCCTCGGGCAGCGGTCCACCGGCAGCGGCAGCGCCCGCGTCGAAGGCGTGGTGGTGCCGTGGACCGACGCGATCGGCTTCGACGACAAGCAGTTCGTCCCGCAGAACGCCAACCTCTCCCCGGGCCTCACCTCGCAGACGCTGATGCCCACGTTCTACCTCTCCCTCGCCCGCGGCGCCCTCGACCGGGCCGTGGACTACGTGCAGAAGCACTCGCGGTCGTGGCTGCACTCGGAGTACGAGCGGGCCGTCGACGAGCCGCACGTGGTGGACGGATTCGGCGGGCTGCAGGCACACCTGCTGGCCGCCGAGGCACTGTTGCGCGACGCCTCCGCGCAGGTCAGTGCCGCCCTCGACGACCCGAACTCGCTCACCCCGGAGAGCCGCGCCGAACTCGCCGCGCTGCTGTCGGCGGTGAAGACGGTGGCCGTCGAGGTGGGCATCGAGGTCACGACGACGGTGTTCGAGCTGGTCGGGGCGCGGGCCACCGCGCGCCGCTACGAGCTCGACCGGTTCTGGCGCGACCTGCGGACCCAGAGCCTGCACGACCCGGTCGCCTACAAGCGGCGCCAGGTGGGCGCCTACCTGCTGCGCGGCGAGCACCCGCTGGCCGTCGACTGGTACTCGTGA
- a CDS encoding dihydrofolate reductase family protein — MTTVRYYTATTLDGFLADPDDSLDWLLRQPQEDGGFGSYAEFIAGVGALVMGSTTYEWVLAHLASTGEAWFYDMPTWVMTSRRLDAVPGADIRFASGGVVPVHEQMVAAADGRDLWIVGGGDLAGQFADAGLLDEIVVSIAPVTLGSGRPLLPRRYDLALLDTGRNGAFIGARYRFVGPLAEDRSAGDWSGPG, encoded by the coding sequence ATGACGACCGTCCGCTACTACACCGCGACGACCCTCGACGGCTTCCTGGCCGACCCCGACGATTCGTTGGACTGGCTGCTGCGCCAGCCACAGGAGGACGGTGGATTCGGCTCGTATGCGGAGTTCATCGCCGGCGTCGGTGCCCTGGTCATGGGCTCGACCACCTACGAATGGGTCCTGGCCCACCTCGCCTCGACCGGTGAGGCGTGGTTCTACGACATGCCCACCTGGGTGATGACCAGCCGCCGACTCGACGCGGTCCCCGGTGCCGACATCCGGTTCGCCTCGGGCGGTGTCGTGCCGGTCCACGAGCAGATGGTGGCGGCCGCCGACGGGCGGGACCTGTGGATCGTGGGCGGGGGCGACCTCGCGGGTCAGTTCGCCGACGCCGGACTCCTCGACGAGATCGTGGTGTCGATCGCACCGGTCACCCTCGGGTCCGGGCGGCCGCTGCTGCCGCGCCGCTACGACTTGGCGCTGCTCGACACCGGGCGCAACGGCGCCTTCATCGGTGCCCGGTACCGATTCGTCGGTCCGCTCGCGGAAGATCGGAGCGCGGGGGATTGGAGCGGGCCCGGGTGA